The Epinephelus lanceolatus isolate andai-2023 chromosome 21, ASM4190304v1, whole genome shotgun sequence genome has a segment encoding these proteins:
- the chad gene encoding chondroadherin, protein MRCVSWLLLGTCLLVLGPAVQGAPSQCPSLCHCHGDLQHVICDSVGLKKIPRVSEVTRLLNLQRNNLGSIPTGAFSESKGLISLHMQHCQLREIGSQAFKGLKKLIYLYLSNNEISSIKPGAFDDLTELTYLYLDGNQISDLSKGIFSPMINLFILQLNDNKLRELRPGTFTGAKDLRWLHMSGNELTTLHPGSLDDVENLAILHLDRNKMSTYPVAAMSKLRVVEELTLGRNPMRIIPDIAFQSFGRYMEKLYLDNMGLEKFADGAFTGVTAVKSLHLDNNKLKLLPKSLEFGTITNLTLSNNPWSCTCQLAPLRKWMDSSRNRPDAVCASPPQQKGKQVRDSTAFSGCRVKPKRAKKGTRHLSMQPYRRR, encoded by the exons ATGCGTTGTGTGAGTTGGTTATTGCTGGGGACCTGTCTCCTGGTCCTGGGCCCCGCGGTGCAGGGAGCCCCGAGCCAGTGCCCCAGCCTGTGCCACTGCCATGGTGACCTTCAGCACGTCATCTGTGACAGCGTGGGGCTGAAGAAGATCCCCCGGGTGTCGGAGGTGACCCGTCTGCTCAACCTGCAGAGGAACAACCTGGGCAGCATTCCCACAGGAGCCTTCAGTGAAAGCAAGGGACTCATCTCTCTGCACATGCAGCACTGTCAGCTCCGAGAGATCGGATCCCAGGCCTTCAAGGGGCTGAAGAAGCTCATCTACCTCTACCTGTCCAACAACGAGATCAGCAGCATCAAGCCCGGCGCCTTTGACGACCTCACCGAGCTCACCTACCTCTACCTAGACGGGAACCAGATCAGCGACCTCAGCAAGGGCATCTTCTCCCCCATGATCAACCTCTTCATTCTGCAGCTCAACGACAACAAGCTGCGGGAGCTGCGGCCGGGGACTTTCACAGGCGCCAAAGACCTGCGCTGGCTGCACATGAGCGGGAACGAGCTGACCACCCTGCACCCGGGTTCTCTGGACGATGTGGAGAACCTCGCTATACTTCACCTGGACAGGAACAAGATGTCCACCTATCCTGTTGCAGCCATGAGCAAACTGCGAGTGGTGGAGGAACTCACGCTGGGGAGGAACCCCATGAGGATCATCCCTGACATCGCCTTCCAGAGCTTTGGCCGCTACATGGAGAAACTCTACCTGGACAACATGGGTCTGGAGAAG TTTGCTGATGGTGCGTTCACTGGCGTCACGGCCGTCAAGTCACTGCACCTGGACAACAACAAGTTAAAGCTCCTTCCCaaaagcctcgagtttggcaccATCACCAACCTCACCCTCTCCAACAACCCATGGAGCTGCACGTGCCAGCTAGCTCCACTGCGCAA GTGGATGGACTCAAGCCGCAATCGTCCAGATGCAGTGTGTGCATCTCCACCTCAACAGAAAGGAAAGCAAGTGAGAGACAGCACCGCCTTCAGTGGCTGCAGAGTCAAACCGAAGAGAGCCAAAAAGGGCACACGTCACTTGAGCATGCAGCCGTACAG GAGACGCTGA